A DNA window from Candidatus Sulfidibacterium hydrothermale contains the following coding sequences:
- a CDS encoding TPM domain-containing protein, with translation MNKIIGIILTFLSLTAHSQLVVDNGHFFTKNEIARLENKMQNIENKYSIETMIYTTIDLNGKTPIEYGKEIGNSYEVGKKGINNGILILLSKNDRRIQILNGFGIEWIISDTKTQKIVDQMIPFFKQQNFFGGVNNALTMIEKYVSKTDWKISEIGLNNISENDLGKIIKFKYSNKSGQTKYKYAIDTDTQFSNNFQIKLESNKTEFNLFYSKNMNDLISIILTRKNIIVYARLTDWQNKRLELLGIE, from the coding sequence ATGAACAAGATAATAGGAATAATATTAACTTTTTTAAGTTTAACAGCACATAGTCAATTGGTAGTTGACAATGGACATTTTTTTACCAAAAATGAAATTGCAAGATTAGAGAATAAAATGCAAAACATAGAGAATAAATATTCAATAGAGACTATGATTTATACCACAATAGACTTAAATGGGAAGACTCCAATCGAATATGGAAAAGAGATTGGAAATAGTTATGAGGTTGGGAAAAAAGGTATAAATAATGGAATCTTAATTTTATTATCAAAAAATGACAGAAGAATTCAAATACTAAATGGTTTCGGAATAGAATGGATTATTTCTGACACAAAAACTCAAAAGATTGTTGACCAAATGATACCATTTTTCAAGCAACAGAACTTTTTCGGCGGTGTAAATAACGCTTTAACTATGATTGAAAAATATGTTTCAAAAACTGATTGGAAAATAAGTGAAATAGGACTAAATAATATTTCAGAAAATGATTTGGGTAAAATAATCAAGTTTAAGTATTCTAATAAATCTGGACAGACTAAATACAAATACGCTATTGACACAGATACACAATTCTCTAATAATTTTCAAATAAAACTGGAATCAAATAAAACAGAATTTAACTTGTTTTATTCCAAAAATATGAATGACCTTATAAGCATAATCTTAACAAGAAAGAACATTATTGTTTATGCAAGATTAACAGATTGGCAAAATAAAAGACTTGAATTATTAGGAATAGAATAA